From Sodalis glossinidius str. 'morsitans', the proteins below share one genomic window:
- a CDS encoding phage head morphogenesis protein, protein MAQAVGDIVNGTYDSSQISARDATQRLRQYADIISPWAETVATRMLNGVAHQEEKQWRTLSRDISAELRHQMKNTAIGQAARSIIEENIQWMKSAPLHAADRIADIQSQAIEAMIRGERPTALMDALLRTGEVAKSRARLISRTEIARATQALTQAQATAIGSEGYIWRTAHDPDVRHSHAHMEGTFVRWENPPTLDGMTGHAGALPNCRCYYDIVIPEN, encoded by the coding sequence GTGGCGCAGGCGGTGGGCGATATCGTCAACGGCACTTACGATAGCTCACAAATCTCCGCGCGGGACGCGACACAACGACTCCGCCAGTATGCCGACATCATCAGTCCATGGGCCGAAACCGTGGCCACGCGTATGCTGAACGGCGTCGCACACCAAGAGGAAAAACAATGGCGTACGCTATCCCGTGACATTTCGGCAGAACTGCGCCATCAAATGAAAAACACCGCCATTGGTCAGGCGGCCCGCAGCATTATTGAGGAAAATATCCAGTGGATGAAGTCTGCCCCACTGCATGCGGCTGACCGGATCGCGGATATCCAATCTCAGGCTATCGAAGCCATGATCCGCGGCGAGCGCCCCACCGCATTGATGGACGCTCTTTTGCGTACCGGAGAGGTGGCCAAATCCCGCGCCAGACTGATTTCCCGCACGGAAATTGCTCGTGCCACCCAGGCACTGACACAGGCGCAGGCCACGGCTATCGGCTCTGAGGGCTATATCTGGCGCACGGCCCATGATCCTGATGTTCGTCATTCTCATGCCCATATGGAAGGCACGTTTGTGCGCTGGGAAAATCCGCCCACGCTGGACGGCATGACCGGTCATGCCGGCGCGTTGCCCAATTGCCGCTGTTACTACGACATCGTGATACCGGAAAACTAA
- a CDS encoding DUF2213 domain-containing protein — protein MYAAADIPYIEPDSTGDIDVIRTPDAVFNPASMASFEGIAVVINHPRDARGDILSLRQATGRAWRRGMRRISAGARVSRWIYCSPISRRVLVKSSKSILWEPYRACP, from the coding sequence ATGTATGCAGCGGCCGACATTCCTTACATTGAACCGGACAGCACGGGTGATATTGACGTCATCCGAACGCCTGATGCAGTTTTTAACCCCGCGTCTATGGCGTCATTTGAAGGTATCGCCGTGGTGATTAACCATCCTCGGGATGCTCGCGGTGACATCCTTTCATTGCGCCAGGCAACTGGCAGAGCCTGGCGCAGGGGCATGCGCAGAATATCCGCCGGGGCACGGGTGAGCAGGTGGATTTACTGCTCGCCGATATCCAGACGGGTGTTGGTAAAGTCGAGCAAATCAATATTGTGGGAACCATATCGCGCTTGTCCCTGA
- a CDS encoding structural cement protein Gp24, whose amino-acid sequence MAGSSILFTPDFGYAGELTRPSHSTVEPVVMSTDKPFAGDGLMGKKVAGKFVLISEGDAVTVFFGIRVRSYPFMSDSDLARQLTTPYNYTGDVLTRGYIAVKVNAGTVADNAPVFVRVKAGTKEKPIGGFEAEADKTEGNTVALTNARFIGAADANSIAEVAFNI is encoded by the coding sequence ATGGCCGGTTCATCGATTCTCTTTACGCCCGATTTCGGGTACGCCGGCGAATTAACGCGGCCTTCCCATTCCACTGTCGAGCCGGTAGTAATGAGCACCGACAAACCCTTCGCCGGTGACGGCCTGATGGGAAAAAAGGTAGCCGGTAAATTTGTGCTTATCTCGGAAGGGGATGCGGTCACCGTTTTTTTCGGTATTCGTGTGCGCTCTTACCCGTTTATGTCGGACAGCGATTTGGCACGACAGCTAACCACACCGTACAACTATACCGGGGATGTGCTGACCCGCGGCTATATCGCCGTCAAGGTCAATGCGGGCACGGTAGCGGATAACGCCCCCGTTTTTGTCCGCGTTAAGGCTGGCACTAAAGAGAAACCGATCGGCGGCTTTGAAGCCGAGGCCGACAAGACCGAAGGCAACACGGTAGCGCTCACCAACGCCCGGTTTATCGGTGCTGCAGATGCTAATAGCATCGCGGAAGTGGCCTTCAACATTTAA
- a CDS encoding DUF3277 family protein has translation MATYSFMDVSASMTGPTGVIDLGYGSANAEEGIVVAMTEAKNTMTIGADGEGMHGLHAGKSGTITINLLKTSPFNKKLMLAYNAQSQSSALWGNNVFVIRNHASGDIATARGGAFQKIPDWQNAKDGNTVAWVFDCIKIDEFLGEF, from the coding sequence ATGGCAACTTATTCATTTATGGATGTGTCGGCGTCAATGACGGGGCCGACTGGGGTGATTGATCTCGGTTATGGCTCGGCAAACGCTGAAGAAGGGATTGTGGTGGCCATGACCGAGGCAAAAAACACCATGACCATTGGCGCAGATGGCGAAGGGATGCACGGCCTTCATGCCGGAAAATCCGGTACTATCACAATTAATCTGCTGAAAACATCGCCCTTTAATAAAAAGCTGATGCTGGCCTACAACGCCCAAAGCCAGTCGTCAGCATTATGGGGCAATAATGTGTTTGTCATCCGCAACCATGCGTCAGGCGATATCGCCACGGCGCGCGGTGGTGCGTTTCAGAAAATACCCGACTGGCAGAATGCCAAAGACGGTAATACGGTCGCCTGGGTGTTTGACTGTATCAAAATCGATGAATTTCTGGGAGAATTTTAA
- a CDS encoding phage baseplate protein translates to MDILSTLFSQPSRKIGLLVPDVVISEKHQDQLDITEHPVEIGAEIADHAYQRPAELTMEVGFAGGGSLLDLWDTAKIGLSLGLSPRETYQKLLELQASRQPFDVITGKRQYSNMLICAIEVTTDKASENVLLAVLTLRELNMTRTETATVTRQANMREGVTTAGVANTGVKTTKPVENVGLLQRGAEIVHGDE, encoded by the coding sequence ATGGATATTCTTTCCACACTGTTCTCGCAGCCCTCGCGCAAAATTGGGTTGTTGGTGCCGGATGTGGTGATTTCGGAGAAACACCAGGACCAGCTTGACATCACCGAGCATCCGGTGGAAATCGGCGCTGAAATCGCTGACCACGCCTATCAGCGGCCCGCTGAGCTGACGATGGAGGTGGGGTTTGCCGGCGGCGGCTCACTGCTGGATTTGTGGGATACGGCAAAAATTGGGCTGAGTCTGGGCCTGAGTCCACGGGAAACCTATCAGAAGCTGCTTGAACTTCAGGCCAGCCGCCAACCGTTCGATGTGATAACCGGCAAGCGGCAGTACAGCAATATGCTGATCTGCGCGATTGAGGTGACGACCGATAAGGCCAGTGAAAACGTGCTGCTGGCCGTGCTGACGCTGCGTGAGCTGAATATGACCCGGACGGAAACCGCGACGGTGACGCGCCAGGCCAACATGCGGGAAGGGGTCACCACCGCCGGCGTGGCGAATACCGGGGTCAAAACCACGAAACCCGTTGAGAACGTCGGTTTGCTACAGCGTGGTGCGGAGATAGTGCATGGTGATGAATGA
- a CDS encoding phage baseplate plug family protein: MVMNEIPLTATNQQFSITLSGTVWQMRIIWRDVAGWMLDMLNASGAPVITGIPLLSGQDVLAQYAWLKPGGKLIVIADDEQLLGATGLGNTAKLYWITD; the protein is encoded by the coding sequence ATGGTGATGAATGAAATTCCCCTGACGGCGACGAATCAGCAGTTCAGCATTACGCTTTCCGGCACCGTCTGGCAGATGCGCATTATCTGGCGCGACGTAGCAGGCTGGATGCTAGATATGCTTAATGCCTCGGGCGCCCCTGTCATTACGGGGATACCGCTGCTATCTGGTCAGGATGTGCTGGCGCAATACGCCTGGCTAAAGCCGGGCGGCAAACTCATCGTGATTGCAGATGATGAACAGTTGCTGGGTGCCACTGGATTAGGCAACACGGCAAAACTTTACTGGATAACCGATTAA
- a CDS encoding phage protein: MPQNWIRQCSLIVTDEKGEGIELSAFRTTFSISWPDTRWPRTAVFKVWNLKPETVNRIQADEFARVQLMAGYQDNTGLIFTGNICYSLTGRDNPTDTFVMIQAVDAHDAYDYATLNTTLGAGHTQAEQHQTLLTGLAPYGIVKGTTPDFEATRFPRGKTYFGMARDAIDNLAGQCRASWQYINGQLVMVPEETYVQEAVVLNSATGLIGLPQQTIEAGVNVRCLINPTIQVNGLILLDEALVYRTMLPERDIAAVPGRIGTVNHGSVQQTEGALSPPASLATDGAYIVKNITYSGDTRGKAWYMDLVCVAKGAADLMKTSTLNKVG; encoded by the coding sequence ATGCCTCAGAACTGGATAAGACAATGCTCGCTGATCGTCACCGATGAAAAAGGTGAGGGTATCGAACTGTCCGCCTTTCGCACCACGTTCAGTATTTCATGGCCGGATACACGCTGGCCGCGCACGGCCGTGTTTAAAGTCTGGAACCTGAAACCGGAGACGGTGAATCGCATTCAGGCGGACGAGTTTGCTCGTGTGCAATTAATGGCAGGGTATCAGGATAACACGGGGTTGATTTTCACCGGAAACATCTGCTATTCCCTGACCGGCAGAGATAACCCGACCGATACCTTTGTGATGATTCAGGCGGTCGATGCCCATGATGCTTACGATTACGCCACTCTTAATACAACCCTGGGTGCAGGCCATACCCAAGCCGAACAACACCAGACGCTACTCACTGGCCTGGCCCCCTACGGTATTGTGAAAGGCACGACGCCTGATTTTGAGGCGACGCGCTTTCCCCGTGGAAAAACCTACTTTGGCATGGCGCGGGATGCGATAGATAACCTCGCAGGGCAGTGTCGCGCGTCCTGGCAATATATCAACGGACAGCTGGTGATGGTACCGGAAGAGACCTACGTGCAGGAGGCGGTGGTGCTCAACAGCGCCACAGGGCTGATAGGTTTGCCGCAGCAGACGATTGAGGCCGGTGTCAATGTTCGCTGTCTCATCAACCCGACAATTCAGGTGAATGGCCTTATCCTGCTGGATGAAGCGCTGGTTTACCGCACGATGTTACCCGAACGCGATATTGCCGCGGTGCCGGGCCGGATAGGGACGGTCAATCATGGCAGCGTGCAACAGACCGAAGGGGCATTATCGCCACCGGCGAGCCTGGCGACCGATGGGGCGTATATTGTGAAGAATATTACCTACAGCGGCGATACGCGGGGTAAAGCCTGGTATATGGATCTGGTGTGCGTGGCGAAAGGCGCGGCGGATTTGATGAAAACCTCAACACTGAACAAGGTGGGATAA
- a CDS encoding baseplate J/gp47 family protein encodes MLPLDTLGLSATVTDSGITAPDYQTILQQLTGYFRQIYGRECYLSPDSKDGQMIAIYALALHDANNAVIAAYNSFSPMTSTGAALSNTVAINGITRHASGYSQADVLLTGQVGTVITHGSVSDRNGQTWRLPERVTFDTHGEARVTAVCTAAGNITAAPGDISDIATPTRGWQTVTNPAAATPGRPVERDSALRARQKKSVALPSRTVLDGIQGAVSLLPGVVRLRGFENDTGETDKNGLPAHAIAMIVAKCLRI; translated from the coding sequence ATGCTCCCTCTCGATACCCTTGGCCTATCGGCGACCGTCACCGACAGCGGCATCACTGCACCTGATTATCAGACGATACTGCAACAGCTCACCGGCTATTTTCGCCAGATTTACGGCCGGGAGTGCTATCTGTCGCCGGACAGCAAGGACGGCCAGATGATAGCGATTTACGCGCTGGCTCTCCACGATGCCAACAACGCGGTTATCGCCGCCTACAACAGCTTTAGCCCCATGACCAGTACCGGCGCGGCCCTGTCTAACACGGTGGCGATTAACGGTATCACCCGGCATGCCTCGGGGTATTCCCAGGCTGATGTCCTGCTGACCGGTCAGGTTGGCACCGTTATTACCCACGGCAGCGTAAGCGACCGCAATGGCCAGACCTGGCGCCTGCCTGAGCGGGTGACTTTCGATACGCACGGTGAGGCCAGAGTGACCGCCGTCTGTACGGCAGCCGGTAATATCACGGCGGCTCCCGGCGATATCAGCGACATAGCGACCCCGACGCGGGGGTGGCAGACGGTGACCAACCCGGCCGCTGCCACACCCGGCAGGCCGGTTGAGCGGGACAGCGCATTACGTGCTCGGCAGAAGAAATCCGTTGCCTTACCGTCGCGCACGGTGCTGGACGGTATTCAGGGCGCGGTCAGTTTACTGCCCGGTGTGGTACGGTTGCGGGGATTTGAAAATGATACGGGCGAGACAGATAAAAACGGCCTGCCAGCCCATGCTATCGCCATGATTGTTGCCAAGTGCTTGAGGATATGA
- a CDS encoding tail fiber protein codes for MITHVVAQFIADTNNSDVADDGDLDKLQARLIQALSKNVNNTVPAASLKTAGITQLSSATDSDSETLAATRRR; via the coding sequence GTGATTACGCATGTGGTGGCGCAGTTTATTGCCGATACCAACAACAGTGATGTGGCTGATGACGGCGACTTGGATAAACTTCAGGCGAGGTTAATTCAAGCGTTGTCGAAAAATGTCAATAATACTGTGCCAGCCGCATCACTGAAAACTGCTGGCATCACCCAACTCAGCAGCGCCACAGACAGCGACAGTGAGACGCTGGCTGCGACGCGAAGGCGGTGA
- a CDS encoding Rpn family recombination-promoting nuclease/putative transposase, translated as MTKSSLSQHDALFKKFLGDIAVARDFLEVHLPPHLRERCDFSTMAMESGSFIEDDLRGQCSDMLYSMKTTTGHDGYVYCLIEYQSRPEKLMAFRLLRYAVAAMQRHLEQGNDALPVVIPLLFYHGTTSPYPYSTQWLDCFTDPELAELVYRQAFPLVDITAMLDDEILSHRRVALLELVQKHIRTRDMLEIAADIARLLNLWAIPKEQFRSLMYYIAERGNTSDESEFLQHIAAKATDYREDIMTIAEQLEAKGIQLGRQEGIQLGEQKGRQEGEKLASLKIARQLLANGAERNLIKIATGLSDHELNDLVSQ; from the coding sequence ATGACAAAATCCTCACTCTCACAACACGACGCCCTGTTCAAAAAATTCCTCGGCGACATTGCTGTAGCTCGTGACTTTCTGGAAGTGCATCTGCCGCCGCATCTGCGTGAGCGCTGCGATTTCAGCACCATGGCAATGGAGTCCGGCAGCTTTATCGAAGACGACCTCAGGGGCCAGTGCTCGGATATGCTCTATTCGATGAAGACCACGACGGGCCATGATGGCTACGTCTACTGTCTGATTGAATACCAGAGCCGACCGGAAAAGCTGATGGCGTTTCGGTTGCTACGGTATGCGGTCGCCGCGATGCAACGGCATCTTGAACAAGGCAATGACGCTTTGCCGGTGGTGATACCGCTTCTGTTCTACCACGGCACTACATCGCCCTATCCCTACAGCACCCAATGGCTCGATTGCTTTACTGACCCCGAACTGGCAGAATTAGTCTACAGGCAAGCATTCCCGCTGGTTGACATCACGGCTATGCTGGATGATGAAATACTGTCCCATCGGCGGGTGGCTCTGCTGGAATTGGTGCAGAAGCACATCCGGACCCGTGATATGTTAGAAATAGCCGCTGATATCGCCCGTCTGCTCAATCTATGGGCAATACCGAAAGAACAGTTCCGTAGCCTGATGTACTATATTGCAGAGCGGGGAAATACTTCGGATGAATCGGAATTCCTACAGCATATTGCCGCCAAAGCCACTGACTACCGGGAGGACATCATGACCATTGCAGAGCAGCTTGAAGCTAAGGGCATCCAACTCGGGCGTCAAGAAGGTATCCAGCTTGGCGAGCAGAAAGGCCGGCAGGAAGGCGAAAAGCTGGCCTCACTCAAGATTGCCCGGCAGCTGTTGGCTAACGGTGCTGAGCGAAATCTTATCAAAATCGCTACTGGCCTATCTGACCATGAGTTGAATGATTTGGTGAGTCAGTAG
- a CDS encoding Panacea domain-containing protein, with the protein MKDCFDLANYFLVRNQNEGCGDVMTSTKLQRLVYYAQVFALSLLGKPLFNEKVEASPDGPVVHALKLRYRYYKNEPLPVPPVKIDMSKFTPDEAAILDKVHRIYGQYSGWKLHEMARSEHEDQELQQKKEASQSNTFMLTDTLPLA; encoded by the coding sequence ATGAAAGATTGTTTCGATTTAGCAAATTATTTTCTGGTCCGAAATCAAAACGAGGGCTGCGGGGATGTGATGACCAGCACTAAATTGCAACGACTTGTTTACTATGCGCAGGTCTTTGCCCTATCGCTGCTTGGAAAACCATTATTCAATGAAAAAGTTGAAGCCTCCCCCGATGGTCCTGTTGTGCATGCACTGAAACTAAGATACCGATACTATAAAAATGAGCCGCTACCAGTCCCACCAGTCAAGATAGACATGAGCAAATTTACGCCTGATGAAGCAGCTATACTCGACAAAGTCCATCGTATCTATGGTCAGTATTCAGGCTGGAAGTTACATGAAATGGCTCGCAGTGAACATGAAGATCAAGAGCTACAGCAAAAGAAGGAAGCCAGCCAGAGCAACACCTTCATGCTCACCGATACGCTCCCGCTGGCATAA
- the trpA gene encoding tryptophan synthase subunit alpha → MERYQQLFSQLAARHEGAFVPFVTLGDPNPTLSLRIIDTLIDAGADALELGIPFSDPLADGPTIQNANLRAFSSGVTPAHCFEMLATIRQKYPAIPIGLLMYANLVYNEGIDAFYAHCAEVGIDSVLVADVPLQESLPFRQAALRHNVAPIVICPPNSDDALLREIASHGRGYTYLLARAGVTGSEKRANTPLKHLIDTLKEYHAAPTLQGFGISEPGQVRTALHAGTAGAISGSAIVRIIEKHEDNPAVMLEQLAQFVRELKAATRG, encoded by the coding sequence ATGGAACGCTATCAGCAATTATTCAGCCAGCTGGCGGCGCGCCATGAAGGCGCATTTGTGCCTTTTGTGACGCTTGGCGATCCCAACCCCACACTCTCGCTACGCATCATCGATACACTCATTGACGCCGGCGCCGATGCACTGGAGCTGGGCATCCCGTTCTCCGACCCGCTGGCCGACGGCCCCACCATCCAGAACGCCAATCTGCGCGCGTTTTCCTCCGGCGTTACGCCGGCGCACTGTTTTGAAATGCTGGCAACAATTCGCCAAAAGTATCCCGCCATACCGATTGGTCTGTTGATGTATGCCAATCTGGTCTACAACGAGGGGATAGATGCCTTTTACGCCCACTGCGCCGAGGTCGGCATCGACTCGGTGCTGGTGGCGGATGTGCCGCTGCAAGAAAGTCTGCCATTTCGCCAGGCCGCCCTGCGCCATAACGTGGCCCCTATTGTCATCTGCCCGCCCAACTCTGATGATGCTTTGCTGCGCGAAATCGCCTCGCACGGACGGGGATATACCTATCTGCTCGCGCGCGCCGGCGTTACCGGCAGCGAGAAACGCGCAAACACCCCGCTCAAGCATCTAATCGATACCCTGAAGGAATACCATGCCGCACCGACATTACAGGGATTCGGCATCTCCGAACCCGGTCAGGTCCGTACCGCGCTACATGCCGGCACGGCCGGCGCTATTTCCGGCTCGGCGATTGTGCGTATTATCGAAAAGCATGAGGATAATCCGGCCGTGATGTTGGAACAGCTGGCCCAATTTGTGCGTGAACTCAAGGCAGCGACCCGCGGCTGA
- the trpB gene encoding tryptophan synthase subunit beta produces the protein MTRLNPYFGEFGGMYVPQILMPALIQLEDAFVSAQSDPAFQAEFSDLLTNYAGRPTPLTLCRNLTAGTRTKLYLKREDLLHGGAHKTNQVLGQALLAKRMGKTEIIAETGAGQHGVASALSSALLGLKCRIYMGAKDIERQSPNVFRMRLMGAEVIPVHSGSSTLKDACNEALRDWSDSYERAHYMLGTAAGPHPFPTIVREFQRMIGEETRAQLQEHEQRLPDAVIACVGGGSNAIGMFADFIDEPAVRLIGVEPGGLGIETRQHGASLKHGRTGIYFGMKSPMMQSAEGQIEESYSISAGLDFPSVGPQHAYLDSIGRAEYISATDEEALDAFRRLSRHEGIIPALESSHALAHALRMIQAEPEKEQILVVNLSGRGDKDIFTVHDILKARGDI, from the coding sequence ATGACACGACTTAATCCCTATTTTGGCGAGTTTGGCGGCATGTATGTGCCGCAAATCCTGATGCCTGCGCTGATTCAGCTGGAAGACGCGTTCGTCAGCGCCCAGAGCGACCCGGCGTTTCAGGCCGAATTCAGCGATTTGCTGACAAACTACGCCGGCCGACCGACCCCGCTCACGCTGTGCCGCAACCTGACCGCCGGCACCCGGACCAAACTTTATCTCAAACGCGAAGACCTGCTGCACGGTGGCGCCCATAAAACCAACCAGGTGCTGGGGCAGGCGCTGCTGGCCAAACGGATGGGCAAAACTGAAATCATCGCCGAAACCGGCGCCGGTCAGCACGGCGTGGCCTCCGCCCTGTCCTCCGCACTGCTGGGGCTGAAATGCCGTATTTATATGGGCGCCAAAGACATCGAACGCCAGTCTCCCAATGTTTTTCGCATGCGGCTGATGGGCGCCGAGGTCATTCCGGTGCACAGCGGCTCCTCCACCTTAAAAGACGCCTGCAACGAAGCGTTGCGCGACTGGTCCGATAGCTATGAGCGCGCCCACTACATGCTTGGCACCGCCGCCGGCCCGCATCCGTTCCCGACCATCGTGCGCGAATTCCAGCGTATGATCGGCGAGGAAACGCGCGCGCAGCTGCAAGAGCACGAGCAGCGCCTGCCGGATGCAGTCATCGCCTGCGTCGGCGGCGGCTCTAACGCCATCGGAATGTTCGCCGATTTCATCGATGAACCGGCGGTTCGCCTGATAGGCGTAGAGCCGGGCGGCCTGGGTATCGAGACCAGGCAGCATGGGGCGTCGTTGAAACACGGCCGCACCGGCATCTATTTCGGTATGAAGTCGCCGATGATGCAATCCGCCGAAGGGCAGATCGAGGAATCCTACTCCATATCGGCCGGCCTGGATTTTCCCTCGGTGGGTCCCCAGCATGCCTACCTTGATAGCATAGGCAGGGCGGAGTACATATCTGCTACCGACGAAGAAGCCCTGGATGCCTTCCGTCGCCTTTCCCGCCATGAGGGCATTATTCCGGCGCTGGAATCGTCCCATGCGCTGGCCCACGCGCTGAGAATGATACAAGCGGAACCGGAGAAGGAGCAGATCCTGGTGGTCAACCTGTCCGGCCGTGGCGATAAAGATATTTTCACCGTTCATGATATTCTGAAGGCGCGAGGAGACATTTAA
- the trpCF gene encoding bifunctional indole-3-glycerol-phosphate synthase TrpC/phosphoribosylanthranilate isomerase TrpF — translation MQDTVLAKIVADKYEWVAEHQRLRPLDSFRHQVQPSTRSFYHALSGTRTAFILECKKASPSKGLIRDDFNPVAIAGVYRHYASAISVLTDEKYFQGSFDYLREVSRSVSQPVLCKDFIVDPWQIYFARLHQADAVLLMLSVLDDDTYRALAAVAHSLNMGVLTEVTSDEERERAIALGAKIVGINNRDLRDLSIDLNRTRTLGPRLPAGVTVISESGINRYRQVSELSHYANCFLIGSALMSEPDLTMAVHRVLLGENKVCGLTRAVDARAALEAGAIYGGLIFVPGSPRCVDIDTARTVMAGAALRYVGVFRDAQVEDVAATASVLSLAAVQLHGDEDQSYIDALRRALPPECRIWKALDMRQALPARDLSQVDRYVLDNGGGSGKPFDWSLLNGATLDNVMLAGGLAADNCVAAARLGCAGLDFNSGVESAPGIKDHHKLATVFQTLSAY, via the coding sequence ATGCAGGACACGGTACTTGCGAAAATCGTCGCAGATAAATATGAATGGGTTGCCGAGCACCAACGGCTGAGGCCGTTGGACAGTTTCCGCCATCAGGTTCAGCCCAGCACCCGGAGTTTTTATCACGCGCTGTCCGGTACCCGCACGGCATTTATACTGGAATGCAAAAAGGCATCGCCGTCCAAAGGACTTATTCGCGATGATTTCAACCCGGTCGCCATCGCAGGCGTTTACAGGCATTACGCTTCCGCGATTTCAGTACTGACCGACGAGAAATATTTTCAAGGCAGCTTCGATTATCTGCGCGAAGTGAGCCGCTCGGTGAGCCAGCCGGTATTATGCAAAGATTTTATTGTCGACCCCTGGCAGATTTACTTCGCGCGCCTGCATCAGGCGGACGCTGTTCTGCTGATGTTGTCCGTCCTCGACGACGATACCTACCGCGCGTTGGCGGCGGTGGCCCACAGCCTGAATATGGGCGTGTTGACAGAAGTCACCAGCGATGAAGAGCGCGAGCGCGCCATTGCGCTGGGCGCAAAAATCGTGGGCATCAACAACCGCGACCTGCGCGATCTGTCGATTGATTTGAACCGCACCCGCACGCTCGGTCCGCGGCTGCCGGCGGGCGTGACGGTTATCAGCGAATCCGGTATTAACCGCTATCGCCAAGTGAGCGAGCTCAGCCACTACGCCAACTGCTTCCTGATTGGCAGCGCGCTAATGTCTGAACCCGATCTGACGATGGCGGTGCATCGGGTCTTGCTGGGCGAAAACAAAGTGTGCGGACTTACCCGCGCCGTCGATGCGCGCGCTGCTCTGGAAGCGGGCGCGATTTACGGCGGGCTGATTTTTGTCCCCGGCTCCCCGCGGTGTGTGGATATCGACACCGCCCGCACCGTGATGGCCGGCGCTGCGCTGCGCTATGTCGGCGTGTTTCGCGATGCGCAGGTGGAAGACGTCGCTGCGACCGCCAGCGTGCTGTCGCTGGCGGCAGTCCAACTGCACGGCGACGAAGATCAGAGCTATATCGATGCGCTGCGCCGCGCCCTGCCGCCCGAGTGCCGTATCTGGAAGGCGCTGGATATGCGCCAGGCCCTGCCGGCGCGCGATCTGAGCCAGGTCGATCGCTACGTACTGGACAACGGCGGCGGCAGCGGCAAACCTTTCGACTGGTCGCTGTTAAACGGAGCCACGTTGGATAACGTCATGCTGGCGGGCGGCCTGGCGGCGGACAACTGCGTGGCGGCAGCCCGTCTCGGTTGCGCCGGACTGGACTTCAACTCCGGCGTGGAAAGCGCGCCGGGTATTAAAGATCATCATAAACTGGCTACGGTATTTCAGACGCTGAGCGCCTATTAA